A window of Lusitaniella coriacea LEGE 07157 contains these coding sequences:
- a CDS encoding sugar 3,4-ketoisomerase, which translates to MLLNKSTPSILNENLLLCFPEYGTIEQGFLSVAESEKNCPFPIQRTYWVYGCPEGKQRGGHAHRSVHQILICVAGEVEVILDNGVEKEAFILNNPTIGLHQKPLVWGDLIHKKDSALIVLASEHYSEPEYIRNYNEFLKIVAS; encoded by the coding sequence ATGTTATTAAACAAATCAACACCTTCTATTCTCAATGAGAACTTACTCCTGTGTTTTCCTGAATACGGAACAATAGAACAAGGATTTTTGAGTGTTGCAGAAAGCGAAAAGAATTGCCCTTTTCCCATTCAACGAACCTATTGGGTTTATGGATGTCCGGAAGGAAAACAGCGTGGCGGACACGCTCATCGAAGCGTTCACCAAATTTTAATCTGTGTGGCGGGGGAAGTTGAAGTCATTCTAGATAATGGTGTTGAGAAAGAGGCTTTTATTCTCAACAATCCGACGATTGGTTTGCATCAAAAGCCACTCGTTTGGGGCGATTTAATTCATAAAAAAGATTCTGCTTTAATTGTTCTGGCATCCGAACATTATTCAGAACCGGAGTACATCAGAAACTATAATGAGTTTCTAAAAATTGTAGCTTCCTAG
- a CDS encoding sugar phosphate nucleotidyltransferase: MKGIILAGGKGSRLAPLTEVTNKHLLPVGKEPMIWHSVKQFAIADIRDILVVTSTSHMGDVVNSLGSGKRFGCELTYRVQEKPNGIAGALALGEQFARGEKIIVLLGDNIFEYSIRPHIEAFAQQIIGSRVLLKEVGDPERFAVAALDEKRIIEIEEKPKNPKTNYAVVGCYMYDDRVFDFIRKIDLSDRGEFEITAVNDLYRQQNQLEFSFVCGQWADAGTFQSLGEANHLLLSNNNKILS; this comes from the coding sequence ATGAAAGGAATTATACTGGCAGGAGGAAAAGGATCGCGCCTTGCGCCACTGACAGAAGTGACGAATAAACATCTATTGCCAGTGGGGAAGGAACCAATGATTTGGCATTCAGTCAAACAATTCGCGATCGCGGATATTCGAGATATCTTAGTGGTAACCTCCACCAGTCATATGGGAGATGTGGTCAATTCTCTCGGTTCGGGGAAGCGATTTGGCTGCGAACTCACCTACCGCGTTCAAGAAAAACCGAATGGTATTGCAGGCGCACTTGCTCTAGGAGAACAATTTGCACGTGGCGAGAAGATTATTGTTCTACTAGGCGATAACATTTTTGAGTATTCAATTCGCCCTCATATTGAAGCTTTTGCCCAACAAATTATCGGTTCTAGGGTATTACTTAAGGAGGTTGGCGATCCAGAACGATTTGCGGTGGCGGCTTTGGATGAAAAGCGAATTATTGAAATTGAAGAAAAGCCCAAAAATCCAAAAACAAATTATGCTGTTGTGGGTTGTTATATGTATGACGATCGGGTTTTCGATTTTATTCGCAAGATCGATCTATCCGATCGCGGCGAATTTGAAATCACAGCCGTAAACGATTTATATCGACAGCAAAATCAATTAGAATTTAGTTTCGTTTGCGGTCAGTGGGCAGATGCGGGAACGTTTCAATCTTTAGGAGAAGCAAACCATCTTTTATTGTCAAATAATAATAAAATCCTCAGCTAA
- a CDS encoding S8 family serine peptidase — protein MLENNVGLSDVLHEILSEDLLLDNTAIAQFESALTELSKTGTIEALTEGGVDLPNIEIVPSAKTDGQPGVLSPETNSLYLAGEYLSKLTENSQKSPKELSKEPQVATYDILGLDSGFPTSISSHENINSIPETNPVNPIRELHFDFSSQEFASKVSPGTLDSFSSDQPQRLIVLFDDSAVQSRVAQMRQLEGLASHEADSASIVEFKAQQYQGVEDRVLSSLDSNVTLLDSYSHLPLAFVEVDSAEGLSQLLQRSEVMKVYQDVKEFTQLNQSLPIINQPIAQAAGYIGNGTTIAVLDTGADPNAPGLVGRVVHSQDFAPDDGSVDANGHGTNVSAIAAGVASGAQIAALDVFNGGGAFVSDQIGAMNWSIANQATYNIVAMNMSLGGGYYTSPNTTDPRKIVIDNAKAAGISTVVAAGNDGFLDGLSNPAAIDGAVSVGAVYDYTGTYGTDAAEPDKVAIFSNSAPFLDLLAPGSRITAGGLSNFSGTSMAAPHVAGAFAVLSAAFPTETPDQLLARLKSTGASITDHRNGITTPRIDLAAALGLSTGITPVPLDYMTGFETGSLGSEWSNYTTFEGRVQVTNAYAKTGTSSLLLDDSVNGGAISTAAAILHLDASQFLNAQLDFSWLDLNDESNFGLDGVFISGDGGTTWTEVYSLTGGSSFSWTDASINLGNYLQPSTQDFQIKFQQYDNFSAPTDGVAIDDIKVTELVQATSLNYNQGFESGSFGLEWTKDVTQEGRVQVTDAYAASGSYSLLLDDAVNGGDTSTSAAILHVDGSDFLNARLNFKWLDLLDESNPGLDGVFVSEDNGTTWTEVYALTGGSSVSWTDASIDLWNYLQPSTDNFLIKFQQYDNFSAPTDGIAIDDIGLEEVVTAAVPDFKDSFESGSFGLEWTKETTNDGRVDITGAYAYKGTNSMLLDSSSNGIDYSTASAILHLDAHNFPGSDLLLSFRWLDLNDEYDVGQDGIFISDDGSVWHEVYAFDTGSSIDWTLGTIDLDQQAANYGLDLYNGNFQVKFQQYDNFSAPTDGIAVDFVKVTEV, from the coding sequence ATGCTAGAAAATAACGTTGGTTTGTCAGATGTCCTGCACGAAATTCTGAGCGAGGACTTACTCCTGGATAATACCGCGATCGCGCAGTTCGAGTCTGCATTAACCGAACTCTCCAAAACAGGGACGATAGAAGCATTAACTGAAGGGGGAGTAGACCTTCCCAACATTGAGATTGTACCCAGCGCAAAGACCGACGGTCAACCAGGAGTATTGTCCCCCGAAACCAACTCCCTTTATCTTGCTGGGGAATATTTAAGCAAGCTCACTGAAAATTCGCAAAAATCTCCTAAAGAACTTAGCAAAGAACCACAAGTTGCTACCTACGATATTTTGGGACTTGATAGCGGCTTTCCCACTTCCATTTCTTCTCACGAGAATATAAATTCTATTCCCGAAACTAATCCGGTTAATCCGATTCGCGAACTGCACTTCGACTTTTCCTCGCAAGAGTTTGCATCAAAAGTCTCGCCTGGAACTCTGGACAGTTTTTCTAGCGACCAACCCCAGCGCCTGATTGTCCTCTTTGACGATAGTGCCGTTCAAAGTCGAGTTGCACAGATGCGGCAACTGGAAGGGTTAGCGAGTCACGAAGCGGATAGTGCCAGCATTGTAGAGTTTAAAGCCCAACAATATCAAGGTGTAGAAGATCGCGTATTATCTTCCCTCGACTCAAACGTGACATTGCTTGATTCCTACAGCCATCTTCCTCTTGCTTTTGTAGAAGTTGATTCGGCTGAGGGTCTGAGTCAGTTGCTGCAACGCTCAGAAGTGATGAAGGTGTACCAGGATGTTAAGGAATTTACGCAGCTTAATCAAAGTCTCCCGATTATTAACCAGCCCATTGCTCAAGCAGCAGGATATATCGGAAATGGTACGACGATAGCAGTTCTCGATACAGGCGCAGATCCGAATGCTCCCGGTTTGGTGGGGCGAGTCGTACACTCCCAAGACTTTGCTCCCGATGATGGTTCGGTTGATGCCAACGGTCATGGAACAAATGTTAGCGCGATCGCGGCAGGGGTTGCATCCGGAGCGCAAATCGCCGCGTTAGATGTCTTTAATGGTGGCGGCGCATTTGTCAGCGACCAAATTGGTGCAATGAACTGGTCGATTGCCAATCAAGCAACCTACAACATCGTTGCGATGAACATGAGTTTGGGCGGCGGTTATTACACCTCTCCAAATACCACCGACCCCCGCAAGATCGTTATCGACAATGCCAAAGCTGCTGGAATTTCAACTGTCGTAGCTGCTGGGAATGATGGCTTCCTCGACGGACTCAGCAACCCTGCTGCAATTGACGGAGCGGTTTCTGTTGGAGCAGTTTATGACTATACGGGAACTTACGGAACCGATGCTGCCGAACCCGATAAAGTGGCAATCTTCTCAAACAGCGCGCCTTTCCTCGACCTTCTCGCACCAGGATCCAGGATTACAGCCGGAGGACTCTCCAACTTTAGCGGAACTTCAATGGCTGCACCGCACGTTGCTGGCGCGTTTGCCGTACTAAGTGCTGCGTTCCCCACAGAAACCCCTGACCAACTCTTAGCTCGCTTAAAAAGTACTGGCGCTTCTATCACCGACCACCGGAACGGGATTACAACTCCACGAATCGATCTTGCTGCTGCGCTAGGTTTGAGTACTGGCATTACTCCCGTCCCCCTCGATTATATGACGGGCTTTGAAACGGGTAGCTTGGGTTCGGAATGGTCAAATTACACTACCTTTGAAGGTCGCGTCCAAGTGACAAATGCCTACGCTAAAACGGGAACCTCTAGCTTGCTGTTGGATGATTCGGTTAATGGCGGCGCGATTTCCACCGCAGCAGCAATTCTGCACCTTGATGCCTCGCAATTCCTCAATGCGCAACTAGATTTCAGTTGGTTGGATTTGAATGATGAGTCTAACTTTGGTTTAGATGGCGTTTTTATCAGTGGCGATGGCGGTACAACTTGGACGGAAGTGTATTCTCTCACGGGAGGTTCTTCTTTCAGTTGGACAGACGCTTCGATTAATCTGGGAAATTATCTCCAACCCTCTACCCAAGACTTCCAAATCAAGTTCCAACAGTACGATAATTTCTCTGCTCCCACCGATGGAGTTGCCATTGACGATATCAAGGTGACAGAACTCGTTCAAGCCACTTCTCTCAACTACAATCAAGGCTTTGAGTCTGGCAGTTTTGGTTTGGAGTGGACGAAAGATGTTACCCAGGAAGGTCGCGTTCAAGTTACCGATGCTTACGCCGCTTCGGGGAGCTATAGCCTGCTACTGGATGATGCGGTTAATGGTGGCGATACTTCCACTTCTGCGGCAATTCTGCACGTCGATGGGTCGGACTTCCTCAACGCACGGCTGAACTTCAAGTGGTTGGATTTACTCGATGAGTCTAACCCCGGTTTAGATGGTGTATTTGTTAGCGAAGATAATGGCACAACCTGGACGGAGGTTTACGCTTTAACGGGAGGTTCTTCTGTCAGTTGGACGGATGCTTCAATCGATTTGTGGAATTATCTCCAGCCATCTACAGACAATTTCCTGATTAAATTCCAGCAATACGATAACTTCTCTGCACCTACCGATGGAATTGCAATTGATGATATCGGACTAGAAGAAGTCGTAACAGCAGCAGTCCCTGATTTTAAAGATTCCTTTGAGTCTGGCAGTTTTGGGCTGGAGTGGACAAAGGAAACGACGAATGACGGTCGCGTGGATATTACTGGAGCCTATGCCTATAAAGGAACGAATAGTATGCTACTCGACAGTTCGAGCAATGGTATAGACTATTCTACGGCTTCGGCGATTTTGCATCTCGATGCTCATAACTTCCCCGGTTCGGACTTGTTATTAAGCTTCCGATGGCTAGACCTTAACGATGAATACGATGTGGGTCAAGATGGGATCTTTATCAGCGATGATGGATCTGTATGGCATGAGGTTTATGCTTTTGATACGGGTTCTAGCATTGATTGGACGTTGGGAACGATTGACCTCGACCAACAGGCTGCTAATTATGGCTTAGACCTATACAATGGCAATTTCCAAGTTAAGTTCCAGCAGTATGATAATTTCTCGGCTCCAACGGACGGAATCGCGGTCGATTTTGTCAAGGTGACTGAGGTGTAA
- a CDS encoding GNAT family N-acetyltransferase, whose product MHNSLLLPGYQLQVGSVKDRALLLQFLSRSYQEVFPDANNFSHLVTTVKRYLTIETPLWWVVKEDDSIGEKPKAHSPKVACLWMGNAIDQVWGNRYSHIFLLYVRPEYRREGIGSALMLRAQEWAISRGDCQIGLQVFPNNENALKLYRKLGYETQSLLMIKKLEK is encoded by the coding sequence ATGCATAACAGCTTATTGCTCCCCGGTTACCAACTGCAAGTGGGTTCGGTAAAGGATCGCGCGCTTTTATTGCAGTTTCTCTCCCGCAGTTACCAGGAAGTTTTTCCTGATGCAAACAATTTTTCCCATTTAGTAACGACGGTTAAGCGTTATTTGACAATAGAAACCCCTCTTTGGTGGGTGGTTAAAGAGGATGATTCTATTGGGGAAAAGCCAAAGGCGCACTCGCCGAAAGTGGCTTGTTTGTGGATGGGAAACGCGATCGATCAAGTGTGGGGAAATCGCTATAGTCATATTTTTCTACTTTACGTTCGACCAGAATATCGTCGTGAAGGAATTGGTTCGGCATTGATGCTTCGAGCGCAGGAGTGGGCAATATCAAGAGGAGATTGCCAAATTGGGTTGCAAGTTTTTCCAAATAATGAGAATGCGTTGAAGCTTTACCGAAAGCTAGGTTATGAAACACAATCTTTGTTGATGATTAAAAAACTTGAAAAATGA
- a CDS encoding Uma2 family endonuclease → MSPVENPVLPNKVPQTLKEDVIFPPSEIDSNEPPLESEIHLRQILLFLSCLEWLWKDRTDYYATGNLTIYYSPHQKKSEYFRGPDFFVVLNTQKKYRRSWVVWEEEGKYPNVIIEVLSKGTASTDKTTKKEIYQDSFRTPDYFLFDPNKLELMGFHLVDGKYEELKPNEQGRLWSQQLGLYLGIEGNFVRFFTPEGELVPTPEEDARQAQQQIQLERQQTQQAQQQIQLERQQKQQAQQQKERLAAKLRELGIDPDTI, encoded by the coding sequence ATGTCTCCCGTCGAAAATCCCGTCCTCCCCAACAAAGTTCCCCAAACCCTCAAAGAAGATGTTATCTTTCCCCCTAGCGAAATCGATAGCAACGAACCTCCCTTGGAAAGCGAAATTCACCTGCGACAAATCCTCCTATTTCTCTCCTGTCTCGAATGGCTGTGGAAAGATAGAACCGATTATTATGCAACCGGAAACCTGACCATTTACTACAGTCCCCACCAAAAAAAATCAGAATATTTTCGAGGGCCCGATTTCTTCGTCGTTCTCAACACTCAAAAGAAATATCGACGCAGTTGGGTGGTGTGGGAAGAAGAGGGGAAATATCCCAACGTGATTATCGAAGTGCTATCAAAAGGAACGGCAAGCACCGATAAAACCACCAAAAAAGAGATTTATCAAGATTCCTTTAGAACCCCCGATTACTTTTTATTTGACCCGAATAAGTTGGAGTTGATGGGATTCCATTTAGTCGATGGGAAGTACGAGGAACTCAAACCCAACGAGCAAGGACGCTTATGGAGTCAACAGTTAGGATTGTATCTGGGAATTGAAGGGAATTTTGTTCGCTTTTTCACCCCAGAAGGAGAACTCGTTCCTACGCCAGAAGAAGATGCACGTCAAGCACAACAGCAAATCCAACTCGAACGCCAGCAAACCCAACAAGCGCAACAGCAAATCCAACTTGAACGCCAACAAAAACAGCAAGCGCAACAGCAAAAAGAACGCCTCGCCGCCAAACTTCGCGAACTGGGTATAGACCCCGATACAATTTAA
- a CDS encoding class I SAM-dependent methyltransferase, protein MNDLEIFHFKEKFFDCWSATYDFLLVSVFYQAVHKRLLEFVKLPKNPRILDLGCGTGRLLHRLAGQFPELQGTGFDLSPQMLSQARQNNSFRSYRDRVTYIQGNAETLPFEDEQFDAVFNTISFLHYPNPQLVLSEVRRVLKPQGRFYLADYALRDDLNRLVPFSRSGLQFYSPQQREQLGQQVGLPCLSHHYLLGAILLSIFGEVEGIF, encoded by the coding sequence ATGAACGATCTCGAAATTTTCCATTTTAAAGAGAAATTCTTTGACTGTTGGTCTGCAACCTACGATTTCTTGTTGGTCAGCGTCTTTTACCAAGCGGTTCACAAACGCCTCTTGGAGTTCGTAAAACTCCCTAAAAACCCGCGTATTCTCGATTTGGGCTGCGGGACGGGTCGCCTGTTACATCGCCTTGCAGGTCAATTTCCGGAACTCCAGGGAACGGGGTTCGATTTATCCCCTCAGATGTTGAGTCAGGCGCGTCAGAACAATTCCTTCCGCTCTTACCGCGATCGCGTAACCTATATACAAGGAAACGCAGAAACCCTCCCTTTTGAAGACGAGCAATTCGATGCGGTTTTCAATACCATTAGTTTTCTCCACTACCCCAATCCCCAATTGGTTTTATCGGAAGTGCGGCGCGTTTTGAAACCTCAAGGACGATTTTATTTAGCCGATTACGCTCTCAGAGATGACCTCAACCGCCTGGTTCCCTTTTCCCGTAGCGGTTTGCAATTTTATAGTCCCCAGCAGCGCGAGCAGTTGGGTCAACAAGTCGGATTGCCCTGTTTGAGCCACCATTATCTTTTAGGGGCGATCTTATTGTCCATTTTTGGCGAAGTTGAGGGGATATTCTGA
- a CDS encoding DegT/DnrJ/EryC1/StrS family aminotransferase produces MSPNTVPYLNLFLAHQDSEQVRVAISEVIESGWYILGRQVQLFETEFAAFCQAQYCVGVGNGLDALRLLLDAHEIGAGDEVIVPGNTYIATILAITQLGATPVLVEPQRETLNLDPKQVELAISERTKAILAVHLYGYAAPMKELEAIANKHNLFLFDDCAQAHGAIVDGKRVGSIGNASGFSFFPTKNLGCIGDGGAVTTSSLEIAEKIKLLRNYGSGKKYYNQLAGWNSRLDEIQAAILRIRLRELEAKNEIRRQLAKRYIEGLGQLPLRFLPFEPHGVYHIFPILVSERDRVQDFLKAQGIGTIIHYPVPPHQQECYRDREWASVSLPITEKIAQQELSLPLYPGLTEEQQNYVIKQINTFYSQ; encoded by the coding sequence ATGAGTCCTAACACCGTTCCCTATCTCAATCTCTTTCTCGCACACCAAGATTCCGAACAAGTTCGTGTTGCTATTTCCGAAGTTATTGAATCGGGATGGTATATTTTAGGTCGGCAAGTCCAATTATTTGAGACGGAATTTGCTGCGTTTTGTCAAGCTCAATATTGTGTCGGCGTGGGAAATGGTTTAGATGCTTTGCGCTTGCTTTTAGATGCCCATGAAATCGGTGCGGGAGATGAAGTTATTGTCCCAGGAAATACTTATATCGCAACAATTTTAGCGATTACACAATTGGGCGCAACTCCGGTTTTAGTCGAGCCGCAACGGGAAACGTTGAATCTCGATCCAAAACAAGTTGAATTGGCAATTTCTGAGCGAACAAAAGCCATTTTAGCGGTGCATTTATACGGTTATGCCGCGCCGATGAAAGAATTAGAAGCGATTGCGAACAAACACAATTTATTCCTCTTTGATGATTGCGCTCAGGCTCACGGTGCAATTGTAGACGGGAAAAGAGTGGGTTCGATTGGGAATGCAAGCGGTTTTAGCTTTTTCCCCACCAAAAATCTAGGTTGTATTGGTGATGGAGGCGCGGTAACAACATCCAGCTTGGAAATTGCAGAGAAAATTAAGCTTTTGCGGAACTATGGTTCGGGAAAAAAGTATTACAATCAACTCGCGGGTTGGAACAGTCGGCTCGATGAAATTCAAGCCGCTATTTTAAGGATAAGATTGCGCGAACTTGAGGCAAAAAATGAGATACGGAGGCAATTGGCAAAGCGCTATATCGAAGGACTAGGTCAATTGCCCTTGCGGTTTTTGCCTTTCGAGCCTCATGGAGTTTATCACATCTTTCCCATTCTGGTTTCAGAGCGCGATCGCGTGCAAGACTTTCTCAAGGCTCAAGGAATTGGTACAATCATTCACTATCCCGTTCCCCCGCACCAGCAAGAATGCTACCGCGATCGCGAATGGGCTTCTGTCTCCCTTCCCATAACCGAAAAAATTGCCCAGCAAGAGCTAAGTCTACCCCTATATCCCGGTTTAACAGAAGAGCAGCAAAATTATGTTATTAAACAAATCAACACCTTCTATTCTCAATGA
- a CDS encoding DUF1995 family protein — protein sequence MSEFPTTLDRAIAQAKEATQNALNDGFGRIQVDLAIPEIALQAQAIALQFTTLFESYGSGLKVFFPDTGAAALARRDWEETNFKIGDLGSSRKPIETKIAEDDRIFIVVSPSSVEVNQLEKLCNFAEDRPVIILIPQLESVATVGIGYAARQLRERFLSTIQTAYYLKPFEGGAILRFYPSQWQVWQETQEDEYKIIGEYPQKPTGELLEQIFNPTAETSSGKMPKKAGFLSNLQQIFRALNQ from the coding sequence ATGTCTGAATTTCCCACCACTTTAGACCGCGCGATCGCGCAAGCCAAAGAAGCCACTCAAAATGCCCTCAATGACGGGTTTGGGCGCATACAAGTCGATCTCGCCATTCCCGAAATTGCCCTACAAGCACAAGCGATCGCGCTCCAATTTACCACCCTTTTTGAGTCCTACGGTTCCGGGTTGAAAGTCTTCTTTCCCGATACCGGTGCAGCCGCACTCGCGCGTCGAGACTGGGAAGAAACAAACTTCAAAATTGGAGATTTAGGCAGCTCTCGCAAGCCAATCGAAACGAAAATTGCCGAAGACGATCGCATTTTTATCGTGGTTTCCCCCTCTTCCGTCGAAGTCAACCAACTCGAAAAGCTTTGCAATTTCGCTGAAGATCGTCCCGTTATTATCCTCATTCCGCAGCTTGAAAGCGTCGCCACTGTTGGAATTGGTTATGCGGCTCGTCAGTTGCGAGAACGCTTTCTCAGCACGATACAAACCGCCTATTACCTCAAACCCTTTGAAGGCGGCGCAATCCTGCGTTTCTATCCCTCCCAATGGCAAGTGTGGCAAGAAACCCAAGAGGACGAGTACAAAATTATCGGCGAATATCCCCAAAAACCCACTGGAGAATTATTGGAGCAAATTTTCAATCCAACCGCAGAAACATCCTCTGGAAAAATGCCTAAAAAAGCGGGGTTCTTAAGCAATTTACAACAGATTTTTCGTGCATTGAATCAATAA
- a CDS encoding Uma2 family endonuclease has product MSPVENPVLPNKVPQTLKEDVIFPPSEIDSNEPPLESEIHLRQILLFLSCLEWLWKDRTDYYATGNLTIYYSPHQKKSEYFRGPDFFVVLNTQKKYRRSWVVWEEEGKYPNVIIEVLSKGTASTDKTTKKEIYQDSFRTPDYFLFDPDKLELVGFHLVDGKYEEIEANPQGRLWSQQLGLYLGIEGNFVRFFTPEGELVPTPEEDARQAQQQIQLERQQTQQAQQQKERLADKLRELGIDPDTI; this is encoded by the coding sequence ATGTCTCCCGTCGAAAATCCCGTCCTCCCCAACAAAGTTCCCCAAACCCTCAAAGAAGATGTTATCTTTCCCCCTAGCGAAATCGATAGCAACGAACCTCCCTTGGAAAGCGAAATTCACCTGCGACAAATCCTCCTATTTCTCTCCTGTCTCGAATGGCTGTGGAAAGATAGAACCGATTATTATGCAACCGGAAACCTGACCATTTACTACAGTCCCCACCAAAAAAAATCAGAATATTTCAGAGGGCCCGATTTCTTCGTCGTTCTCAACACTCAAAAGAAATATCGACGCAGTTGGGTGGTGTGGGAAGAAGAGGGGAAATATCCTAACGTGATTATCGAAGTGCTATCAAAAGGAACGGCAAGCACCGATAAAACCACCAAAAAAGAGATTTATCAAGATTCCTTCAGAACCCCCGATTACTTTTTATTTGACCCGGATAAGTTGGAGTTGGTGGGATTCCATTTAGTTGATGGCAAGTACGAAGAAATAGAAGCTAACCCGCAAGGACGCTTATGGAGTCAACAGTTAGGATTGTATCTGGGAATTGAAGGGAATTTTGTTCGCTTTTTTACCCCAGAAGGAGAACTAGTTCCTACGCCGGAAGAAGATGCACGTCAAGCACAACAGCAAATCCAACTCGAACGCCAGCAAACTCAACAAGCGCAACAGCAAAAGGAACGTCTAGCAGATAAACTCAGAGAACTCGGTATAGACCCCGATACAATTTGA
- a CDS encoding mechanosensitive ion channel yields MDITSAIAHLRSPLILGQVEVTQIVSNLEADLGTSLLNLGKAVLILLIGWLIALLAKGLIQGLLNRTNVDNKVAGWVTGQQEGEKLPEIEKWIAGAVYWIILLFTIIAALEALQLRQVSGPLQSLLDRVTSFLPQLGGAAVLLGVAWLLATLVKLLVTRVMRTFRLEERLGQQIGESSTGTRLSLTDTIANTLYWFVFLLFLLPILESLGLDAALQPLLGLLNEILAILPNIFGAILIGAVGWLVAQVIRRVVTNFLAATGTDSVGAKFGISGATQQQSLSWIIGTVAYVLVLIPVAIAALNALQIEAISEPAIAMLNQILAALPKIALAALILVVGYVAGKYISEFVTSILTGLGFNNIFQWLGFSSTPYSRPVDRIQTPPTPTTSTETFTIPTTSPGISDTPTSPTTSPGISDTPTSPSIQTRTPSEIVGIVVQVGIVLVATLAAVEKLDFEALALLVAGILAIAAQVLVGIVVLAIGLYVANLAYNLITSSGNRQAQILAQTARISIIAFAIAMALQRMGIAPDIVNLAFGLLLGAIAVAIAISFGLGGRDIAAQQTREWLESFKRRN; encoded by the coding sequence ATGGACATTACAAGCGCGATCGCGCATCTACGCTCACCCCTGATTTTAGGGCAGGTAGAAGTAACTCAAATTGTTTCAAACCTCGAAGCGGATCTTGGTACCTCATTACTGAATTTAGGTAAAGCCGTCCTGATCCTGCTGATTGGCTGGCTCATTGCCTTGCTCGCCAAAGGACTCATTCAAGGATTGCTCAATCGTACCAATGTCGATAACAAAGTAGCCGGCTGGGTCACGGGTCAGCAAGAAGGAGAAAAGCTTCCAGAAATCGAAAAATGGATTGCGGGAGCAGTCTATTGGATTATCCTCCTATTTACCATTATTGCGGCATTAGAAGCCCTGCAATTGCGGCAGGTTTCCGGACCCCTTCAGTCTTTACTCGATCGGGTGACGAGCTTCCTACCGCAGCTAGGCGGTGCAGCAGTGCTGCTAGGGGTTGCTTGGTTATTAGCCACTTTGGTTAAGCTCCTGGTTACGCGGGTAATGCGCACCTTTCGCTTAGAAGAGCGCCTCGGTCAACAAATTGGAGAATCCTCAACGGGAACGCGGCTGAGTTTGACGGACACAATCGCCAACACCCTTTATTGGTTCGTGTTCCTTCTCTTTTTGCTCCCCATCCTCGAATCCTTGGGATTGGATGCTGCGCTGCAACCCCTGTTAGGACTGCTCAATGAAATTCTAGCCATTCTGCCCAATATCTTTGGTGCAATCCTGATTGGTGCAGTTGGTTGGCTGGTTGCTCAGGTGATCCGGCGGGTGGTTACGAACTTTTTAGCCGCAACCGGAACCGATAGCGTGGGTGCGAAATTTGGGATTTCTGGAGCGACTCAACAACAATCTTTATCCTGGATTATAGGAACTGTTGCCTACGTTTTAGTTCTAATTCCAGTCGCAATTGCGGCGCTGAATGCCCTACAAATTGAAGCGATCTCCGAACCCGCGATCGCGATGTTGAATCAAATTCTAGCGGCGCTTCCTAAAATTGCCCTTGCTGCACTGATTTTGGTTGTGGGTTATGTGGCGGGAAAATATATCTCAGAATTTGTCACGAGCATTCTGACAGGATTGGGTTTCAACAACATTTTCCAATGGTTGGGCTTTTCTTCAACACCTTATTCAAGACCCGTTGATAGAATCCAAACCCCACCCACCCCAACGACTTCCACGGAAACATTCACCATCCCCACAACTTCACCCGGAATCTCCGACACGCCAACATCCCCCACAACTTCACCTGGAATCTCCGACACGCCGACATCTCCCAGCATTCAAACGCGCACGCCGTCTGAAATTGTCGGTATTGTGGTTCAGGTGGGAATTGTTCTGGTGGCAACGCTAGCCGCAGTAGAGAAATTGGATTTTGAAGCACTGGCATTGCTCGTTGCTGGGATACTCGCGATCGCGGCACAGGTTTTAGTGGGTATTGTCGTTCTGGCAATTGGCTTGTATGTTGCCAACCTTGCTTATAACTTGATTACCAGTTCGGGCAATCGTCAGGCGCAAATTCTCGCTCAAACTGCTCGCATTTCGATTATTGCTTTTGCAATTGCGATGGCACTGCAACGTATGGGTATTGCTCCTGATATTGTTAATCTTGCCTTTGGTTTACTGCTTGGCGCGATTGCTGTCGCGATCGCGATCTCCTTTGGTTTAGGCGGACGAGACATCGCCGCACAACAGACCAGAGAATGGCTAGAATCCTTTAAGAGAAGGAATTAA